ACCACCGGTTACGAAGAAGCGGCGGCACAGGGGTTACTGGCTGGCCTGAACGCAGCCCGCCAGTCAGCTGACAAAGAAGGCTGGGCACCGCGCCGCGATCAGGCTTACATGGGCGTGCTGGTTGACGACCTGTGTACGCTGGGAACCAAAGAACCGTACCGCATGTTTACCTCACGCGCTGAATATCGTCTGATGCTGCGTGAAGACAACGCCGATCTGCGTCTGACCGAAGCCGGTCGCGAAATGGGGCTGGTGGATGATGCGCGTTGGGCGCGTTACAACCAGAAACTGGAAGCGATTGAGCAAGAACGCCAGCGTCTGCGTGATCTGTGGGTGCATCCCAAATCAGAAAACGTGGATGAAGTGAACAGCATTCTCAGTGCACCGCTGACCAAAGAAGCCAGTGGTGAAGATTTGCTGCGTCGCCCGGAAATGACCTACGCGTTGCTGACCTCGCTCAACAGCTATGGTCCGGTACTGGCGGATGAACAGGCCGCAGAGCAGGTTGAAATCCAGGTAAAATACGAAGGTTACATTGCCCGCCAGCAGGAAGAGATTGATCGCCAGCAGCGCAATGAAAACACCTTGCTGCCCGTCGATCTTGATTACCGTCAGGTGAGCGGTCTGTCGAATGAAGTGATTGCGAAGCTCAATGATCACAAACCCAGCTCGATCGGCCAGGCATCCCGCATCTCTGGCATTACGCCAGCTGCGATCTCCATTTTGCTGATTTACCTGAAAAAACAGGGTCTGCTGCGTAAAAGCGCCTGATTTACCACGGGGCGGGCCTGCTCGCCCCCGTTAATGGAATTCTCGTCGTGATTAACAAACTCTCCGCGCTGCTGAAAGCGGCAAACATTTCCCTCTCCGATCAACAAAAACAACAGCTGGTTGGCTATGTTGAGTTGCTGCATAAATGGAATAAGGCCTATAACCTGACATCAGTGCGCGATCCGCAGCAGATGCTGGTGCGCCATATTCTCGACAGCATTGTGGTGGAGCCGCATTTACAGGGTGAGCGCTTTATTGATGTCGGCACCGGACCGGGATTACCGGGCATTCCGTTGGCGATTGTGCGTCCGCAGTCTCACTTTACGCTGCTCGACAGCCTGGGTAAGCGTGTGCGTTTCCTGCGCCAGGTTCAGCATGAGTTAGGGCTTACTAACGTTACGCCAGTGCAGAGCCGTGTTGAAGAGTTCCCGGCCGAGCCGCCGTTTGATGGGGTGATCAGCCGTGCTTTCGCATCACTTGAGGATATGGTGAACTGGTGCCATCATCTGCCTGCGGCACAAGGACACTTTTATGCCCTGAAAGGGGTGCGTCCGGATGATGAAATAACCACCTTACCGGCTGGTTTTGTCGTGCAGCAGGTTTATCCGTTGCACGTCCCGGAACTGGACGGTGAGCGTCACCTGGTGGTCATCGCCCGTCAATAGCCCCTTAAATGGTATGGATTAACACCAATCTATACCATTTGAGTTACTCAACCGGTTGGATAAAAAATCAGCAATCGAACACCAGACGATAAAGAGATTTATTCAGCAGGGCAGGGGAAGCAAGTTAACATTCCCGTTAGAAATTATCCGAAAAGCTCTGTTACATTTAACGTTTAATTCACATTTTATTATCAGTTAGATCACTTCTCTGGGTGTATTTACGGAAAAGGATAGTCACGTCGGAAAATATAACTCTGCAATAAATCGGCGTGCGTAATATCAGTTTTACGTTTTTATTGCGCCGGGAGATGTCAATAGAGTGTTTTTATCGTTAATCCAGCCGATGTGACCAGAATATATTTTTATCTTTTTGAAAAGTATAGATTTGCACCTGCATTGAAATCGATATTTCTTTGTTCAAAACAAAATCGCATCATGCCCACATGCTTATAATGTGATCTAAAGCACGCTTTAAAAGCAAGTCGCAGGCGCAATTTCACCTGCTGAATCCATCTCTGCTGGATGCGAATCTTTTGAAAAATAGCCCTCCGGAAAGAAATTTAAATAATTGTTCACCTTTTCGCTACTTAGCGATTGAAATCGCAGGTGCGGCCCGTATAATTTGCACGGCTTTTGCTGCTTGACTCAAATGAGTAAAGGCAGTCTTATACGACACGCGACATACCCCGTTTGGGGCAGGAGAGTTCAGCACCATGTCAGTGTCTCTTTACAGTGTGAAATTGGCCCGAACCGTGCTGCTTATTCAGCTGGTGACTTTTGTCGTAATCGGTGCGTTGTTTAGCCTGAAAGATGTCATCTGGGGTGCCTCCGCCATCGC
The DNA window shown above is from Pantoea sp. At-9b and carries:
- the rsmG gene encoding 16S rRNA (guanine(527)-N(7))-methyltransferase RsmG, producing the protein MINKLSALLKAANISLSDQQKQQLVGYVELLHKWNKAYNLTSVRDPQQMLVRHILDSIVVEPHLQGERFIDVGTGPGLPGIPLAIVRPQSHFTLLDSLGKRVRFLRQVQHELGLTNVTPVQSRVEEFPAEPPFDGVISRAFASLEDMVNWCHHLPAAQGHFYALKGVRPDDEITTLPAGFVVQQVYPLHVPELDGERHLVVIARQ